ATATCCTGTAAATGGCTTACCCACTTTCGTGTACCGTCCACAGGAACGACCGGATCGGCATCGCCGTGAAAGAAATGAACAGGAAAATTGAGCGCATTAGCGGCCAGCTCGAACGTGCCGGCAGGAGGTGCAGGACAGACAGGCGCAATTGCAGCCCAGATATCAGGCCTGGTCAAACCGATCCAGAGCGTGCCTCCGCCACCCATTGAAAGGCCGGTCAGAGATATTCTGTTCTCGTCGATATTGAAACGTCTCTTTACATCATCCAGCATATCATAGACATCCTCTTCCGGAATACCCTGATAACCTGCTGTACCCCTTGCGTACACAGATGCAACTATAAAGTCGACATCATCCCACTTCGGAAAATAACGGGAAGCTTCGACATCTGTTTCGCCTTCTGCATTACTTTTCCCAAAGACGCGACGTAGCGCAAGCCTATGGTTAGATCCGGCCCCATGAAGCATTACTATGAGCGGGTACTTCTTGTTTTCATCGTAATTGGGAGGCAGATATAACCCGTAAGGTTGATCGGTATCGTCAGCATCAGAAAAGAAAGAAAGCACCTGTGGGCCGCTGGCGTACTTTTGGGCGCTTGTATTAGTGATTGTCGACAGTAACCCGAGTAAGAGAAGAAACGCAGCCTTTGTAAAATGAAGCTTCATCTGCTATTTAATTATTTGTTGGTTAAATATAAATGAATTCATCATGTGAACGCACAAATCCGGCAAATGCTTTGAATTGGTCCTGTTAATAATTGTCAACAAAAAAAGGCAGATCTTTCGACCTGCCCCTTTTAACGTCTCTATATTATTCTGATCAGCTACCTAGTTCGCTAACTCTTCTTCTTTTTTACGAACTGTGATCACCAGTTGCTCGCTGTTTTCTTCGTGATTAGCAACCAGCACATCGCCTTCACGCAAATCACCTTTCAGGATTTCCTCTGCTACGGGATCTTCCAGGTATTTCTGGATCGCGCGGTTCAAAGGACGAGCGCCATATTGCGGATCATATCCTTTTTCAGAAAGGAAATCTTTTGCAGAAACAGTCAGCTCGATTTCATAACCCAATCCTTTCACACGGTTGAACAACTTGCCCAGAGAAATATCAATAATTCTGTGCAGATCCTCGCGTTGCAGCGAGTTGAAAACGATCACATCGTCCAAACGGTTCAGGAACTCAGGGGAGAATGCCTTACGAAGCGCACTTTGGATCGTACCTTTCATGATGTCATCCTGGTTCTCCGTTTTGGCCTTGGTCGAGAAACCGATTCCGGATCCGAAATCTTTCAAATCACGGGCTCCTATGTTAGAAGTCATGATAATGATCGTATTTCTGAAATCCACTCTTCTTCCCAAACCGTCAGTCAGGATTCCATCGTCAAGCACTTGTAACAGAATATTGAACACATCCGGGTGCGCCTTTTCGATTTCATCCAGAAGCACGACGCTATATGGTTTTCTTCTGATTTTTTCAGTCAGCTGGCCACCTTCTTCGTAACCTACATATCCCGGAGGTGCTCCAACCAAACGAGACACGCTGAATTTCTCCATGTACTCGCTCATATCAATCCGTACCAGGGAATCATCTTTATCAAACAGATAAGTTGACAATACTTTGGCAAGCTCCGTTTTACCAACACCAGTGGGTCCAAGGAAAATAAACGAGCCGATTGGTTTTTTAGGATCTTTCAGCCCAACCCGGGTACGCTGGATCGCTTTGGTCAGCTTTTCAATAGGGGGATCTTGTCCGATTACCTTACTTTTGAGCTCCTCTGCCATATTCAGCAATTTCTTGCCTTCATCCATGGACACATTCGTCACTGGAATACCAGTCATCATTGCTACCACCTCAGCTACATTATGCTCAGTTACCGTGTAGCGCTTTTGCTTGGTTTCTTCTTCCCAGGCCAGCTTCGCACGGTCCAGCTGATCGATCAGTTTCTTTTCACGATCTCTTAGCTGCGCTGCTTCTTCATATTTCTGGCTTTTTACGACCCGGTTTTTCTCTTGCTTGATGTTTTCGATCTGCTCTTCCAATACCAGAATATCCTCCGGAACAGTAATGTTGCTGATGTGAACTCTCGCACCGACTTCATCCAGTACGTCAATCGCTTTATCAGGCAGGAACCTGTCGGTAATATACCTCTCAGATAGCTTCACAGCAGTACTGATCGACTCCGGTGTATAATTGACGTGGTGGTGATCCTCGTATTTATCTTTGATATTCTCAAGGATCTGAATGGTCTCTTCAATTGAAGTAGCATCGACCATTACCATCTGGAACCGACGTGCCAAAGCGCCATCCTTCTCAATATACTGACGATATTCATCCAAAGTAGTGGCACCGATACACTGGATTTCTCCGCGCGACAATGCCGGCTTAAACATATTGGAAGCATCCAGAGAACCCGAAGCGCCGCCTGCACCAACGATCGTATGCAGCTCATCAATGAAAAGAATCACGTCAGGAGACTTTTCAAGCTCATTCATCACAGCCTTCATTCTTTCTTCGAATTGACCGCGGTATTTGGTACCAGCTACCAGTGAAGCCAGATCTAGCGTCACTACCCGTTTGCCAAACAGCACGCGTGATACTTTCTTCTGAACAATACGCAATGCAAGTCCCTCAGCAATAGCCGTTTTACCTACACCTGGTTCACCGATCAGAATTGGGTTATTTTTCTTGCGACGGCTCAGGATCTGCGCTACGCGCTCGATTTCTTTTTCACGGCCAACAATAGGATCAAGTTTGCCGACTTCGGCCATTTTCGTCAGATCCCGTCCGAAATTATCTAAAACAGGCGTGCGCGACTTTTCGGCACCTTTGGATTCTTTTCCGGATGAAGAACCGCCGCCTCCAAACATTCCGCCTCTTGCTTCGTCGTCTCCGTCCTCGGTCTCCGGCCCCATATGAGGTCTGGATCCTGATGATTGATATTCTAACATTTCCTTAATGACTTCGTAGTTAACATTAAATTTATGTAAGATCTGTGTGCCTACATTGTCTTCATCCCGCAGGATCGACAACAACAAATGCTCGGTTCCGATCAATGTACTTTTGAATATCTTGGCTTCGAGATAAGTGATTTTAAGTACTTTCTCTGACTGCCTTGTCAAAGGTATATTTTGGAGGTTCTTCACATTATTTGTTGCGGCTCCCTTGGTCGCCTGTTCGATCGTCTGACGTACATCGTCCAACGAAACGCCAAGCTTTTTAAGTAATCCAATCGCCACGCCGTCACCCTCACGAATCATTCCCAGTAGTAAGTGTTCTGCTCCAATGTAATCATGGCCAAGTCGGAGGGCTTCTTCCCGGCTCATAGAAATTACTTCTTTCACTCTATTCGAAAATTTTGCTTCCATTGTGTAGCAATAAAAAGTGTTTAAGGACATTAACGCTACTTGAGCTTACTTTGTTCAAATAGCTTTATTGAGACTTACAGGATCTTAACAAAACACTTTTTGCTTCCGGCCCCATGTTAAAGAGTAAATCAATAATGCTAAGATTGCCAACAAAATCATTCCCGAAAGTCTGATAATAAGGCGCTGGCTGGTAGTAAGAAAAGGAATGCAGGCTTTTTTTATTGTTTATGAGCGATATAACGTTATCGACGCAATTTTCTTCTTCCGACTCACCTGACAAAATGTACCTAATCTCCTTTTTAACCCCTACCAATCTAAGACAAATTGTCAATAATTCATAATTCAAATCCGCCAGGAATTTCAGTCTTTTTTCGTAAGTGTGGGTAAATTCAGATATGTAAAATTCGTAAAACGGAGACTTTCCGTAAGCGGATTTCAAACAACCCAAATGCCGCCTCAGCCAATCCTGGTTGTAATCGATCAAAATATCTTTTGTGGGGCTTGCTGCGTCGTATCCTTTTACGGGAACCGTCAATACATCAATTTTATTGGTAGTTAGCACACTACACCGGTTCCTAAACGTCTGCTTCACGTATCTCTCCGCTACATCAATCAAAATCCGGTCGTACTGAAGAATGCAGGTAAAGTATTCCAGGCAAGGCAAATACTGTAATTCTATTCTCGCCGTCCTGTTTTGCGCACTTTTCACTGATATTTCCGACACTATCAAATATGCTAAAGCCTGGTGATATTATCAAAAAATTTATAATAATTATTTTCCATGGTCAGCAATGTTCAATACTGACTTGGATCTTTACAATTTTCGGTCAGGAAAAAATACTGACATCCCCTAGACCTTCCCGTATCACTTCAAAGTCGTCGGCATCTGCTTTCACAATGGTCGAAGGAATATTGCCCCCGTAACCACCATCAATTACCATGTCAACCTGGTGCATGAATTTTTCATAAATCAACTCAGGATCAGTAGAGTACTCGATGATTTCATCGTCATCTTTAATGGAGGTGGTTACGATTGGATTGCCAAGATCCTTCACGATCAGCCTCGGAATCAGGTTGTCCGGTACCCTGATTCCAACCGTTTTTTTATTGGTATTTAAAAGCTTGGGAACGTTGCTGGTAGCGTCGAGAATAAAGGTGTAAGGTCCTGGCAGCACACGTTTCATCATCTTAAAGGCGGTATTGCCAACTCTGGCGTAGTCCGCGATGTGACTCAGGTCGTAACAGATAAATGAAAAGTCGTTTTTCTGGGGTTTGATACCTTTAATACGGGCGATTTTTTCTACGGCCCTTGTATTGTAAATATCGCAGCCCAGCCCATAAATCGTGTCCGTCGGATAAATAACCAGCCCACCGCCACGCAGGCATTCGACGACCTGACGTATTCGTCTCTCGTCGGGATTTTGGGGATAAATTTTAATGAATTCAGCAGGCATAGGAATTTGTAACTTTTGTTAAACAACACCGCTAAAAGCTAAATCCTTCCTGACCAGATGCTTTTTTTAAGTTTTTTATATAAAATCTGTAAGCAAAATTGACCGGAAGGTGCAGCCTGCACAGCAATATAACCAGTTCTGTTTGCCACCCTGGATTTTCAATGTAATTGAGCAAACGACGAAACTGCATGGCCAGCTCAAATTCGTGGGCGTACAAACATTTCCTGATAAATGTACGGATACGCGCCGCTAAAAGATCAAATTCCTGCTGGTCCCTGTTCAGGTCATAGGCTTTATTGCAGACTGTATAATACGAATTGAGCAGGCCGCTGTTTTTTTGATAGACAAGACTGGAAAGTGAGGCGGAATGCAGTCTTTTCTTCGTCAGTATTTCATCCTGATAGTGATACTTGAAGCGTACCGCAGATCTGACCCAAAAATCAAAGTCCTCGAACAGCAGCTCCTCGTCATAGCCACCAAGCAAATTAAGTGTTTCGCGGCGCATCATCATCGTAGGGGTGCAGATGAAGTAATTTTCAAGCACTTTTTTATACACATCGCCCGAAGGCACCTGCGTCACAGACCTGCCCCATTCGTCGACAGCATAATGATAATTCAGGTCGCGCCCGGATTCATCCATGTAGACTGCATTAGAAAATATCACCGCATAATCCTCAGGCAGCGCCTCGAAGGTCTCAATCTGTTTTGCAATGCGATCGGGCAGCATCATGTCGTCACCTGA
This Dyadobacter sp. UC 10 DNA region includes the following protein-coding sequences:
- a CDS encoding ATP-dependent Clp protease ATP-binding subunit — encoded protein: MEAKFSNRVKEVISMSREEALRLGHDYIGAEHLLLGMIREGDGVAIGLLKKLGVSLDDVRQTIEQATKGAATNNVKNLQNIPLTRQSEKVLKITYLEAKIFKSTLIGTEHLLLSILRDEDNVGTQILHKFNVNYEVIKEMLEYQSSGSRPHMGPETEDGDDEARGGMFGGGGSSSGKESKGAEKSRTPVLDNFGRDLTKMAEVGKLDPIVGREKEIERVAQILSRRKKNNPILIGEPGVGKTAIAEGLALRIVQKKVSRVLFGKRVVTLDLASLVAGTKYRGQFEERMKAVMNELEKSPDVILFIDELHTIVGAGGASGSLDASNMFKPALSRGEIQCIGATTLDEYRQYIEKDGALARRFQMVMVDATSIEETIQILENIKDKYEDHHHVNYTPESISTAVKLSERYITDRFLPDKAIDVLDEVGARVHISNITVPEDILVLEEQIENIKQEKNRVVKSQKYEEAAQLRDREKKLIDQLDRAKLAWEEETKQKRYTVTEHNVAEVVAMMTGIPVTNVSMDEGKKLLNMAEELKSKVIGQDPPIEKLTKAIQRTRVGLKDPKKPIGSFIFLGPTGVGKTELAKVLSTYLFDKDDSLVRIDMSEYMEKFSVSRLVGAPPGYVGYEEGGQLTEKIRRKPYSVVLLDEIEKAHPDVFNILLQVLDDGILTDGLGRRVDFRNTIIIMTSNIGARDLKDFGSGIGFSTKAKTENQDDIMKGTIQSALRKAFSPEFLNRLDDVIVFNSLQREDLHRIIDISLGKLFNRVKGLGYEIELTVSAKDFLSEKGYDPQYGARPLNRAIQKYLEDPVAEEILKGDLREGDVLVANHEENSEQLVITVRKKEEELAN
- a CDS encoding WbqC family protein, whose protein sequence is MSEISVKSAQNRTARIELQYLPCLEYFTCILQYDRILIDVAERYVKQTFRNRCSVLTTNKIDVLTVPVKGYDAASPTKDILIDYNQDWLRRHLGCLKSAYGKSPFYEFYISEFTHTYEKRLKFLADLNYELLTICLRLVGVKKEIRYILSGESEEENCVDNVISLINNKKSLHSFSYYQPAPYYQTFGNDFVGNLSIIDLLFNMGPEAKSVLLRSCKSQ
- a CDS encoding L-threonylcarbamoyladenylate synthase; this translates as MPAEFIKIYPQNPDERRIRQVVECLRGGGLVIYPTDTIYGLGCDIYNTRAVEKIARIKGIKPQKNDFSFICYDLSHIADYARVGNTAFKMMKRVLPGPYTFILDATSNVPKLLNTNKKTVGIRVPDNLIPRLIVKDLGNPIVTTSIKDDDEIIEYSTDPELIYEKFMHQVDMVIDGGYGGNIPSTIVKADADDFEVIREGLGDVSIFS
- a CDS encoding glycosyltransferase, giving the protein MKQLELPLVTVILTVFNQEKYLEETLNSVFSQTYPSLQLIVIDNASTDGSLHIIHRFQQSGHVFQWVKNRCNEGLCRAFNQGLALAKGKYVIDLSGDDMMLPDRIAKQIETFEALPEDYAVIFSNAVYMDESGRDLNYHYAVDEWGRSVTQVPSGDVYKKVLENYFICTPTMMMRRETLNLLGGYDEELLFEDFDFWVRSAVRFKYHYQDEILTKKRLHSASLSSLVYQKNSGLLNSYYTVCNKAYDLNRDQQEFDLLAARIRTFIRKCLYAHEFELAMQFRRLLNYIENPGWQTELVILLCRLHLPVNFAYRFYIKNLKKASGQEGFSF